In bacterium YEK0313, one genomic interval encodes:
- the cdsA_2 gene encoding Phosphatidate cytidylyltransferase: MTPDQRPAGAFSDPDLLRRVASALALIPVAIAVAWLGGWPFALFWLVAAIAVLFEWNRLVHADAPPVLFAGEIAALVAAVVLIRYFLNPGFGLIALGIGTGFALAFSPAGVSRWAIGGLLYAAAVVAGPVILRDDAAYGFVAILWLFAVVWGTDVGAYFAGRTIGGPKLWPRLSPKKTWAGFAGGTLIGALLGCAIVGIAGLPVGPGLVVVTLAIAALSQAGDLLESAIKRRFEAKDAGGLIPGHGGVMDRLDGFLVAALAAALIGLARGGFANPAAGILIW, from the coding sequence ATGACGCCCGACCAGCGGCCGGCTGGTGCCTTTTCCGATCCGGACCTGCTGCGACGCGTCGCGTCGGCCCTGGCGCTCATTCCGGTCGCCATCGCGGTCGCCTGGCTCGGCGGCTGGCCGTTCGCCCTGTTCTGGCTGGTCGCGGCCATCGCCGTACTGTTCGAGTGGAACCGGCTGGTCCATGCCGATGCGCCGCCGGTCCTGTTCGCCGGCGAGATCGCCGCGCTGGTCGCGGCCGTCGTGCTGATCCGCTATTTCCTCAATCCGGGCTTCGGCCTGATCGCGCTCGGCATCGGCACCGGCTTCGCGCTCGCCTTCTCGCCCGCCGGCGTGTCGCGCTGGGCGATCGGCGGACTGCTCTACGCGGCGGCCGTGGTCGCCGGCCCGGTCATCCTGCGCGATGACGCGGCCTATGGCTTCGTCGCCATTCTCTGGCTCTTCGCGGTCGTCTGGGGCACCGATGTCGGCGCCTATTTCGCCGGCCGCACCATTGGCGGTCCGAAGCTCTGGCCGCGCCTGTCGCCGAAGAAGACCTGGGCGGGCTTCGCCGGCGGCACGCTGATCGGTGCTCTGCTCGGCTGCGCCATTGTCGGGATCGCCGGTCTGCCCGTCGGTCCCGGCCTCGTCGTCGTGACGCTGGCGATCGCCGCGCTCAGCCAGGCCGGCGACCTCCTCGAATCCGCGATCAAGCGGCGCTTCGAGGCGAAGGATGCCGGCGGCCTGATCCCCGGCCATGGCGGCGTGATGGACCGCCTCGACGGCTTTCTGGTCGCCGCGCTCGCCGCAGCCCTGATCGGGCTCGCGCGCGGCGGATTTGCCAATCCCGCAGCCGGCATCCTGATCTGGTAG